GGTGCACCGGGACACCGGGGACCACCAGCGGGCCCTGGACCACTGCCTGCGCTCGCTCGAGGTGGCCCGCGAGCTGTCCGATCGCCGGGCGCAGTGTCACGCGCTGGATGGCCTTGCCTCGATCTACCTCTGCCTCGACCGGCCAGAGGACGCCCTGCGGCACGGCGAGGACGCGCTCGAACTGTCCAGGACCACCGGGTTCCGCCGTGGCGAGCTGGACGCGCTGACCGTACTGGCCGAGGTGCACCGGCGGGAGGGGCGAACCGAGGAGGCACTCGGGCACGCGAGCACGGCGCTGGAGCTGGCCCGCGCGGGCGGCTTCCGGCAGTGCACCGGCCAGGCACTGACCACGCTGGCCGAGACCTACCTCGCCAGGCGGGAGTACGCGCGCGCCGCCGAGCACGCCGGGCAGGCGCTGACCGCGCACCACGAAGTCGGCTACCGGCTCGGCGCGGCCCGCACGCTGCGCGTACTCGGCGAGATCCGGCACGGGGAGGGAGATCCGGCCGCCGCCCGATCGCACTGGCGGGACGCGCTGGCGATCTGCACGGAACTGGGGGCGTCCGAAGCTCACCGAATCCGCTCGCTACTCGAAGCCGGGGACTGACCGGCGACGAGCGGGCGAGCCCGTGGAGGTTCCCCGTGCCCAGTGACGCACGCGACCCGATCGCGGTGGTCGGTATCGGCTGCCGGTTCCCAGGGGCGCATGGCCCGCAGGAGTTCTGGCGGCTGCTGCGCTCCGGCCAGGACGCGGTGACCGAGATCCCGCAGCGCCGCCGCGAACTCGGCGGGTTCGATCAGGCGGCACGGCGCGAGCTGGCCGGACGTAAGGGCGGTTTCCTCACCGGGATCGAGGAGTTCGACCCAGGGTTCTTCGGCATCCCGCCGCGGGATGCGCACCGGATGGACCCGCAGCAACGGCTGTTACTGGAGACCGCGTGGGAGGCGCTGGAGGACGCCGGGCTGTGCCCGCGGGGGCAGGCCGGGCTGTCCGGAAGGGCCGGGGTGTTCGTCGGGCAGTCGGTCGCGGACTACTGGGAGCTGCAGCAGCGCGCTGTGCAGGGGCAGCGCACCGAACCACAGGCGGCGCTGAGCGGCATCCGGGCCATGCTCTCCGGCTACCTCTCCCACCTGCTCGAACTGAGTGGCCCGAGCCTCTCGGTGGACACCGCCTGCTCCTCCTCGCTGGTCGCGGTGCGACTGGCGGCGCAGAGCCTGCGCACCGGCGAGTGCGAGCTGGCGCTGGCGGGCGGGGTGAACCTGCTGCTGGCCCAGGAGAACTTCCTCGGCCTCGCCCGGCACGGGCTGTTCGCGGGCGACGGCAGGTGCAAGTTCGCCGACGCGGCCGCCGACGGTTTCGTGCGCGGCGACGGCGTGGGCCTGGTGGTGCTGAAACCGCTGCGGTCGGCGCTGGCCGCGCGGGACCGGGTGTACGCCGTGCTGCTCGGCGGGGCGCTGAACAACGACGGCGGGCGGGGCGGCGCGCTCGGCAGGCCCGCGGCGCCGGGGCAGTCGGAGGTGTTGCGCGCGGCCTACCTTGACGCAGGCGTGGCCGCGGCCGAGGTGGACTACGTGGAGGCGCACGGGGCGGGCACGGCGGTTGGCGACCCGGTGGAGCTGGCCGCGCTGGGTGAGGTGCTCGGCGCTGGCAGGCCTGCGGCGCGGGCGCTGCGGGTCGGCTCGGTGAAGACCAACCTCGGGCACACCGAGGCGGCAGCCGGGATCGCCGGGCTGATCAAGGCCGCGCTCTGCCTGCACCACGCCCGGATACCGCCGAGCCTGCACCTGCACGAGCCCAACCCGGCAATCGACTGGGCCGGACTGCCGCTGACCGTGCCGACCACGGCGGAACCGCTACCCGAGCGGGACCGCCCCCACCTGGCCGGAGTGAGCTCCTTCGGGATCTCCGGCACGAACGTGCATCTGGTGCTGGCCGAGGCACCGCGGGCAGCGCACCCGCCGGAGCCGCCGGGGCCAGTGGTGCTCACCCTGTCCGCGCACACCCCGGCGGCGCTGCGCGCGCTGGCCTGCGCCTACCCGGAGTACCTGGAACGGGGCGAGTTCGCGCTGGCCGACCTGTGCCACACCGCCGCGGTCCGGCGCGGGCACCACCCGCACCGGCTGGCCGTGCTCGGGAACTCCGCGGGCGAGCTGGCCGCGCGGCTACGCGGGTTCCTCGCCGGGGATCCGGGCCCCGGGACGGTCGCCGGGCAGGCCACGGCGCCGCCAAGGGTTGCCTTCGTGTTCCCGGGCCAGGGGGCGCAGTGGGCAGGCATGGGCCACGAGCTGCTGGAGACCGAACCGGTGTTCCGGGACTCGCTGGCCCGGTGCGACCGTGCCGTCCGCGCCGAGACCGGCTGGTCGGTGCTGGAGCGGCTGCACGGTCCGGCCGAGGGGGACCCGGTGCAGGTGTTGCAGCCGACCCTGTGGGCGGTGCAGGTGGCCCTGGCCGCACTCTGGCGTTCCTGGGGGATCGAGCCGGATGCGGTGCTCGGGCACAGCATGGGCGAGGTCGCGGCGGCCTGCGTGGCGGGGGCGCTCGGCGTGTCCGAGGCGGCGGCGGTGATCTGCCGCCGCAGCGCGCTGGCCGCCAGGCTGGCCGGGCGCGGCGGGATGCTGTCGGTCGCCCTGCCTGCCGAGGCGGCGGCCGCCGCGATCGCCGGGCGCACCGGGCGGGTCGCGGTGGCGGTGAGCAACGCGCCCTCGGCCACCGTGCTGTCCGGGGACCGCACCGCGCTGGCCGAGGTCGCAGCCGAGCTCACCGAACGCGGGGTGTCCTGCCGGTGGATCGAGGTCACCTTCGCAGCGCACAGCCCGCAGGTGGACGAGCTTTCCGGCGAGCTGCGGCAGCGGCTGGCCGGGCTGCGCGCCCGGCCACCGCGGATCACGTTCCAGTCCACCGTGCCCGGCGGCCCGCCCGCTGGCCTGCTGGACGCCGGGTACTGGGTGCGCAACCTGCGCGAGCCGGTGCGGTTCGGCGACGGGGCCGGGCGGTTGCTGCGCGCAGGGATCACGGTGTTCCTCGAGCTCAGCCCGCACCCGATCCTGCTGCCAGCCGTGGCGGAGTGCGCGGAGGCCGAGGGCAGGCCGGTGACCGCACTGCCCTCGCTGCGCCGGACCGAGCCGGAACGGGAGGGCCTGCTCGGCTCGCTGGCCGCACTGCACGTGCGCGGCTGCCCGGTCCGGTGGCGGCGGGTGTACCCCGGCGGCCGGGTGGTCTCGCTGCCGCCGTACCGCTGGGACCGCGGGCGGTACTGGATCACCCCACAGCCCCGGCCCGCTCCCGGCCACCCGCTGCTGGGCACTCCGGTCGACACCGCGGGCACGGAGCGCTGCTGGGAGGGCAGGCTGGACTGGGAACGCAACGGCTACCTCGCCGACCACCGGGTGCGGGAGGCGATCGTGTTCCCCGGCTCGGGGTACTGCGAGCTGGCGGTGGCCGCGGTGCGCGAGCTGACCGGGGCACGGGCGATCACCATCACCGGGGTGCGGCTGCGCACCGCGCTGCTGCTGCGCGCGGGCGAGTCCCCGCTGCTGCGGGTCCGGCTGGTCCCGCGGCCGGGGTCGGGCTGGCGGGTGGAGATCCTGAGCAACCAGGACGGCGGGTGGGTCACCCATGCCAGCGGGACGGCGCGGGCCGACGCGGCGCGGCCACCGGCAGGGGAGTCCCCGGCCGAGGTCAGGGCTCGCTGCCGGGAGAAGTTGTCCGGGCCGGGGTTGTACCGCCGGATCGGCGCGGGCGGCAACGAGTGGCGGGAGCGGTTCCAGGGGGTCGCCGAGGTCTGGTGCGGCCGGGGCGAGGCGCTGGCCAGGGTCGTCTGCCCGGAGTCGCTGCGCGCCGAACTGGCCGGGTTCCACCTGCACCCGGCGGTGCTGGACGCCTGCGGGCAGGCACTGGCCGCCGCGGCAGGCGAGCCGCGCGGCCCGCTGGTGCTCGGCGGCACCAGGGAGGCCCGGATCCACGGCAGCCTCGGCGAGCGGTTGTGGAGCCATGCGGTGCTGACCGGGCGCGGGCCGGACGGCTCCCCGCGCGGCGATCTCCGGGTGCTGGACGAGGCAGGGAACTGCGTACTGGAACTGCACGGGACCAGCGCTCGGTACCTGCGTCCCGGTACGCCCGAGCTGTACGAGCTGCGCTGGGAACGTGCCCGGGGCATGCGGGAGCGGCGGCCGGAGACGCAGGGTACCTGGCTGGTGCTGCCCGATGCCGGGGGTGTCGGGCAGCGGTTGCGGGAGCTCCTGCTGGCCGGGGGCGAGGACTGCCTGCTGGCCGGGCCGGAAGTGGATCCGGCCGGGTTAGCGCTCGCGGACGCCCCGATCCGCGGGGTGGTGTACCTGGCCTGCCTGGACCTCCGCGCGGACTCGCCGGTGCCCGAGGCACTGGAGCTGGGGTGCGGCACGGTGCTGCGCCTGGTGCGCGCCCTGCGCGGGGTGCGCACCAGGTTGTGGCTGGTGACCTGTGGGGCGCAGCCCGCAGGCTTGCCGGTGCGGACCCCGCTGGCCGCGCCGCTGTGGGGGCTCGGGCGGGTGCTGGCGCAGGAGCACCCCTGCCTGCGCCCCACCCTGGTGGACCTGGACGAGCGCGCCCCCGCCGCGGCTGCCGCGGCACTGCACCGGCAGCTGCGCGCGGCTGGCGAGGAGAACCAGCTCGCGCTGCGCGGGCCGGAGCGATACGTGGCCCGGCTGGCCCGGTACCGGCCGCCGGAGCGGGCGCCGGAAACGGCTGGCCCCTCCGGCGGCAGCTACCTGGTCACCGGCGGGCTGGGCGGTATCGGCCGCAGGGTGGCGGCCTGGCTGGCCGGGCGCGGCGCCCGGCACCTGGTGCTCACCGGCCGCTCCGCTGGGCAGGCACCCGAGCTGGCGGGCGCCCGGGTGCACTACGCGCGGGTGGACGTGGCCGACGAACCGGCGATGCGCGCGCTGCTGGCCGGCCTGCGGCGGCGGGGCTGGCCACCGGTGCGCGGGGTGTTCCACGCGGCGGGAGTGGTGGAGTTCGCGCTCGCCGAGGCCATCGACCCGGCCCGGTTGCCGGAGCTGACCCGGGCCAAGATCGCCGGTGCGCTGGTACTGCACCGGCTGTTTCCCGGCACCGAGCTGGCCGAGTTCGTGCTGTTCTCCTCGGTGGCCGCGGTGCTGCACCTGCCAGCCATGGGCAGCTACGCCGCGGGCAACGCCTTCCTGGACGCGCTCGCGCACTACCGGCGGGCCCGTGGCGAGGTGGCGACCACCGTCAACTGGGGGGTGTGGCACTCGGTGGGCATGGCGGCGCGGGCCGGGCACTCCTCCCGGCCCGCGCTGCCGGAGGGGATGAGCGGGTTCGCGCCGGAGCAGGGGCTCGCGCTGCTGGAGCGGGTGCTGCGGGAGGGACCGGCGCAGGTGGCCGCCTTCACCGCGGACTGGGCCAGGGTGCGGGCCGCGCACCCGGCGGAGGCCCGGCTGCCGGTGTTGCGCGAGCTGGTGCCCGCCGGACCGGAACCAGCCGCCGCCGGCGAGCCGGAGCGGCCGGTGGGCCGGGCCGCGGTCACCGCCTACCTGGTGCGGCAGCTGGCCGCGGTGCTGGAACTGCCCCCGGAACGGATCGACCAGGACACGCCGCTGCACCGGATGGGGCTCGGCTCGCTGTCCGCACTCGAGCTGCGCAACCGGGTGACCGCCGCCCTCGGTGTGACCCTGCCGGTGACCCAGCTGCTCGGCGGGCATTCGGTGGCCCAGCTGACCGAAACCGTCCTAGCCGAACCAACCCGAGCGGGAGGGCCCTGAACGTGGCTTTCCGGACGTTGAACGTCTCAAAAGTGCCGTTCACAACGCTGAGTGTCTCGAAAGCCACGTTCACCCAGGTTCAGGAGTCCCAGAGCTCACGCACGCGCCCCGCCACGGAGGCGGACTGGGCTAGGCTCGCGCGCGCCGCTTCCGGCTGGCGGGAGGCGTCCCGCGGATCCCGCCCGAGCGCGGCACGCGTGCCCTCGTCCGGGCTGAGCACCAGCACCTCGCCCGCCGCCCGTACCGGGGCGGTCTGTTCCTGCACACCCGCCCCCGGCAGGCCGCGAATGTCCGGCACCGGCGCGAGCACCACGACCCGCGCGTACCCGGCGGCGAGGTCGGCGTTGGTCGGGGACCGGATGATGGCGTCCAGGTAGCGCCGCGTGCCGATGGTGACCGGGGACCAGACCCCGGGCAGCGCGCAGCTTGCCGCGACCGCGTCCACCAGGCTGGCGCCCGAGCCCACGCCGAAGGTGGCGAGCGCGCCGGAGGCCGCGTCCACGGCGGTGACCAGCAGCCGCCTGCCCGGCCATCCCGTGCCCGGCAGGTAGTCGGCGACGATCTCGCGCAGCGTGCTCTCCGGCCCGGCCCTTGCGGACAGCGCCAGCGCGCCCAGTCGCGCGCGGATCTCCGCCGCCGGCTTGCCGCTGTCGATCAGCGCGGACAGCGCCTCGGCGAACGGGGCCTGGCTTGGCGTGGTGCGCTCGTCGGTCCGCCGCGGCGGGGACAGCATGATCTCCAGCTGGCGCCGCAGGTCCATCCCGCAGGCGAGATGCGCCGCCGCCAGCGCCCCGGCGGAGGTGCCGATCAGCAGGTCGGCGCCTGCCAGATCCACCCCAGCCTCGTGCAGGCCGGTGAGCATGCCCCACTGCCACGCATATCCGGTGTTCCCGCCCCCGCCGAGCACGAGTGCCTTACCCATTGGTTGCTTACCCAGTGGTGCAGCCATCGGTGCCGATCCCTCACCAGGACGATATACACATATACCAAACGAATTCTGTCAGTTACTTTCTGTCGTGCCAATCGGTCGTCCGGCGCAGTCGGAACCGGCAGTTGTCAGCGCACTGCAAGGCCGACGTGAGCGGCGTGTGCTGCACTCGACTGGCGCGAGCCGCGCCCGCGCGGGCCCCGGTCGTCACCCGCAGGGGGTACGGGTGACGGCCGGTGGCTGGGCCCGATCAAGCACCTCGATCGAGTGTTGTGGACGCTGTGGATAACTCGGCAGTTGTACACAGGCTTCCTGTGGACAACTCCGGGAGGGTCAGCGGCCGCCGCCGATCGGCAGCACCGCGCCGGTGGCATAGGACGCCGCAGGGGACAGCAACCAGAGCACGGCCTCGGCGATCTCCTCCGGCCGGGCGGGGCGGCCCAGCGGGATCGAGGGGGCGAGCCGTTCCAGCCGATCCGGCAGCCCCGCCCCGGCATGCAGGCCGGTCTCCACCGTGCCGGGGGCGACCGCGTTGACCCGGATCCGCTCGCCTGCCACCTCCTGGGCAAGGCCGAGGGTCATGGTCTCCACCGCCGCCTTGCTGGCGGCGTAGTGCACCCACTCGCCGGCTGAGCCGAGCCGGGCCGCGGTGGAGGACACGTTCACGATCGCCCCGCCCCCGCCTCCGTAGCGGGTGGACATCCGGCGCACGGCCTCCCGCGCGCACAGGAACACGCCGGTCACGTTGACGTCGAGCACCCTGCGCACCGAGGAGACCCGCTGCTCGTCCAGCCTGCCAGGGGTGAAGCCGGTGATACCCGCGTTGTTCACCAGCCGGGTCAGCGGGCCGATCGCGGCGGCGGTCTCGAACAGGTTGTACACATCGTCCTCGTTCGACACATCGGCCTGCACCGCCAGCGCCCGCCGCCCGCAGGCCTGCACATGCTCCATCACCGCGTTCGCCGCCTCGACGTCGGTCACGTAGTTGACCACTACGTCGTAGCCGTGCTCCGCGGCCAGCAGGCAGATCGCCGCACCGATGCCGCGGCTACCGCCGGTAACCACTAGTACACCCGCCATGACCACAGTGTGGCACCGCGGAGGGACCCGGCTCCAGGCCGAAATTTCAGCCTTAACAGTTCACAATAAACCTTGAAAGTTCAACAGTCATAGCCGCTGCCTGCTGGTTCCGGTTCTTGTCAAAATGCAAGCAAACGATAAAGGAATTTAATTTCAACACGTAGCATATGGGTACGTAACAATTCAAGACTTTGGGTTCGACCTGGGGGGATGTAATTTCGTAGCCGCAAAGACACCCCTGCGTGCATACCCCTGCACGTCTTTGACGCAAAGGAAAACATCCATGCGAATCAAGCGAGCTCTGACCGCAAGCGCGATGGCGCTGGCCGCCGCCACCGCCGTGCTGGCCCCGGGGAGCGCCGCCGCGGCACCTCCGGCACCGAGCGACGACGTCTCGCCGTCGATCATCGGTGGCACCTACGGCAACTACGGCCCGGCCGCGCGGCTCTACCGCAACGGACGGGAGACGTGCTCCGCGACCATCATCGCGCCGCAGTGGATTCTGACCGCCAAGCACTGCGTGGGCTCCGGCATGAGCTTCCGGATCGGCAACCCGGTGGCCTCCCAGGGCACCTACGCGGCAGCCACGAACTACTACAACCACTCGGCCGACCTTTCCCTGGTCCGGCTGGACCGCTCGGTGCAGGCCAGCTACGCCCAGCTGGCCAGCTCCAACCCGACCCGGGGCGCCACGGTGAACGTCTACGGCTGGGGTGCGACCTGCCGTGGCAACGAGGCAGGCTGCCAGTCCCCGCGGCTGAAGACCGCCACCACCACCTACTACGGCATCAGCCGGGACGCCTACGGCGGCCAGGCGCTGTACCTGTACCGCGGTAACGGCATCACCGCGGGCGGCGACTCCGGTGGCCCGGCCGTGTACGGCGGCACCCAGGTCGGCGTGGCCTCCACCAGCAACCGCAGCACGGTCACCAACTACACGTCGGTGGCCGCCTACCGCAGCTGGATCCGCCAGGTCGCGGGCGTCTGATACCCGCATCCCGGCCATCCGAAGGGGCCGTGCGCGCCGAACCGGCGTGCGCGGCCCCGTTTCATCGCGCCCGCCTCACAGGGCGAACTGCTTGAGCTCCATGTCCGTCACCACCAGGTCGGCCCGTTCCCTGGTGGGCGCGATCAGGTCGGCGTTGCGCTGGTCCGAGCCAAGGGCACGCTGCCTGGCCTCGACCAGCGAGCGGCCGTAGTGCCGGTGCCGGGTGACCAGTCGTTCCAGCCGTTCGTCCTCGTCCGGGGCCAGGTACCAGGCCTCGGCCAGCAACGGGCGCAGCTGGTCCCAGGGCTCGGTGTCCAGCAGCAGGTAGTTCCCCTCGGTGATCACCAGGGGCACCTTCGGGGAGACCGGCACCGCGTTCGCGATCGGCTCCTCGATCTCCCTGCGAAACTCCGGGGCGTAGACCAGCTCGGTGCCCTCGCTCAGCCTGCGGATCAGGTGCACGTAGCCATACGCGTCGAAGGTGTCCGGCGCGCCCTTGCGGTCGGCACGGCGCAGCCGGTTCAGCTCGACCTGCGCGAGATGGAAGCCGTCCATCCCGACCACCGCGGCCCGGTTACCGAGCGCGCGGGCGAGCCGCCAGGCGAGCGTGGTCTTGCCGGAGGCCGGTGCGCCGACGATGCCGAGCACCGAGCGCTTTCCGCTGGCAACCAGTGCCTCCGCCCTGGCCAGCAGGTCGTCGTATGCGGTCATGTCACTCCCATCTCGCCCTGATCGGGCCTACCCAACTTCGTGGTCCACGGTGCCGCACCCGCTCGGCGGCCACCTCGTTCGCGAAGGCGATCAGCTCGGGCAGCGCGAGCCGGTCGCCCACCCGCGCGGCCAGCGCGCCGTGCCAGACATCGCCTGCGCCGAGGGTGTCGGCGACCTCGGCCACCGGAGGTACCGGCACCTCGCCCTCAGCCCCGCCCGCGCGCCAGCGCACCGGCTCCGGACCCGCGGTGGTGAGCACCGCGGGAACCGCACGCAGCGCGCCCTCGGGGGCGCGGAAGTGCGCCGAGCAGGCGGCGATGTCCACCAGCGGCAACAGTTCGGTCAGCACCGGCTTCCAGCTACCCGCGTCCAGCAGCACCGGCACCCCCGCGGCGCGGGCCCAGCGGGCCACCCCCAGCGCCAGCTCCGGATGGTGCCCGTCCAGCAGCACCGCGCGCACCGGCTCGGCGGGCTCGGGCCACGCAAGCGGCCCCGGTGGCGCCGTGCCCGCGTTGTGCGAGACCACCGTGCGCTCCCCATCCCGCTCGCGCACCGCGACGGCGCTGACCGCGGGCGGGTGCGGGAACTCCGGCGCGAGGTCGTGCACGGTCACCCCGCAGGCGTCCAGATCGGCGCGGGCCAGCCCGGCCAGCGGGTGCGCGCCGAGCACGGTGAGCAACCGGGCCCGCTCACCCAGCGCCGCCACGGTCACCGCGGCGTTCGTCGCAGGCCCGCCCGCGGCGGTGTCCACCTCGAGCGCCTGCACCTTCTCGCCCGGCTCCGGCAGCCGCCGCACCCGCTGCACCAGGTCGATCGTGCACAGTCCGGCCAGCAGTACGGTCATGGCGACATGCCTCCTGCTCCTGCACGCTGCGGTCGAGAGGTGGATGACCCGGAAGGTAGACAGCGGTACGCTCCCCGGCAAGCGTTTGCGCAAACGCTTGGCCGCCCCCTGTCGCCAACCTCGACGCGAGGAGACCGATGCCGCCTTCGAGATCGTCCAGACCCACCCAGCGCGATATCGCCGAGTTGGCAGGCGTCTCGATCACCACGGTCTCGCATGTGGTCAACGGGACCAGGGCAGTGGCGCCGGAGACCAGGGCCGCGGTGCTGGCCGCGGTCGAGCAGACCGGCTACACCGGGGACGCGATCGCCCGCTCCCTGGTGACCGGTGGTACCCGGTCCATCGGAGTGGCGATCTCGCTGCTGGCCAACCCCTACTTCGCGGTGCTGATGCAGGCGATCGAGCGGGAGGCCGCGGCGGCCGACTACACGGTACTGCTCGCCGACACCCACGACACGGTGACCACCGAGCAGGACACGGTACGCGCGCTGCGCTCCCGCAGGGTGGACGGCCTGCTGCTCACCCCGGCGCCCGGCGACGGCACGGTGATCGGCGAGCTGGTGTCGCTCGGCATGCCGACCGTCCTGCTGGACCGGCTCACCACCCGCACCGATGTGGACCAGGTCGGTGCCGAGAACATCCAGTCCACCTCGGCGCTGACCGAGCATCTCGGCAGCAGGGGGCACCGGCGGATCGGGCTGGTCGCCGGCGCTCCCGGCCTGGCCACCAGCGAGGAGCGCACCCTGGGCTACCGGCTGGGGCTGGGCCGCAGCGGGCTGGCCTGGAACCCGGACCTGGTGGCCTGCGGGCATTCCGCAAGGGACGGTGGCGCCGCGGCGCTGCGTGAGTTGCTGGCGCTGCCCGAACCACCGACCGCCGTGGTGGTGGCCAACGACGCGATGATGGTGGGCGTGCTGCACGAGGCACAGCGGCGCGGGCTGCGGATCGGCAGCGACCTGGCGCTGGCCGGGTACGACGACGCGGAGTGGGCCGATCTGGTCGATCCCCCGCTGACCACGATGGCGCAGCCGGTCGAGGAGATCGGCAGGCAGGCGGTCCGGCTGCTGCTCGGGCGGATCGCCGACCCGGACCGCACACCGGAGACCATCCGGCTGCCGCCCGCGTTACGGCACCGCGCCTCCTGCGGCTGCTGAGTTCAGCGCGGCCGCGGCTTCCAGTAGCATCCAGGCGCCGAGCTGGACGGAGAGGTCCCGGGCCGGATGTTCTTCCAGCGCGCCGGGATCCGGCGCCTGTTCCGTCCACTCCGGACTGAAAAGTGGTAGGCCATCCACTGTGGATGCACTTCGCCAGCAGGCCCGTGCCGAGGCGCGTACCAGCCCGGCCGCCGTGTTCGCCACCTCCCCCGGCGGCAGCTCGCGGGCGGCCAGCGCGAGGTAGCGGGCCAGGATGCCGGCGAACAGCCCGCCGTCCCCGCCGCCCTGGCCGCGCAGCACCCCGCCGGGCGCGCAGTGGGCAGCCACCGCCCGCACCGTCCGCACCGCCGAGTCCACATCGGACAATTCGAGGCAGGCGCCGAGGTAGACACCCTGGCAGTAGGTGTAGACGAGGGTGACCAGCTCGTCGCCCTCCTCCTGACCCGGCTCGGCGACCCGCAACCCGTCCCAGACCAGCCCGGTGGCGGGGTCGACCAGGTTGCCGGTCATCCAGCCGAGCAGCTCGCGGGCCCGCTCGGTTTCCCCGGCGCGGGCATGCGCGATGGCTGCGGGGCCGTTGGCCGGCGCGTT
The sequence above is drawn from the Amycolatopsis aidingensis genome and encodes:
- a CDS encoding glycoside hydrolase family 76 protein, translating into MTSAQRASAAERAVASRHLRRVCGLPGTVLGRSAWPPRPADRLHWHWNYWWQAHLLDCLVDAQLRAPDSGRARLIARFARSIRLRNLGGWLNDYYDDIAWLALALQRAHAVTGLEVRVPVTRILERLRAGWSRDGGGGIWWRRGDRFKNAPANGPAAIAHARAGETERARELLGWMTGNLVDPATGLVWDGLRVAEPGQEEGDELVTLVYTYCQGVYLGACLELSDVDSAVRTVRAVAAHCAPGGVLRGQGGGDGGLFAGILARYLALAARELPPGEVANTAAGLVRASARACWRSASTVDGLPLFSPEWTEQAPDPGALEEHPARDLSVQLGAWMLLEAAAALNSAAAGGAVP